A region of Methanocorpusculum labreanum Z DNA encodes the following proteins:
- a CDS encoding NOG1 family protein, which translates to MYFDKIPTVPTADELLDRSFRRASKKMREKTNKRHANEDFVRAITQATHDKLVAIIQSFPEFEELPPFYRDLCDILFGMDDLKKNLGMVGWAAKNVRDVGASISKGMRWTDTQVERKRAVARIASIVHRADDALRYLNDARNVLRKLPVISTDEFTIVVAGYPNVGKSSFIRLVSSGEPEIASYPFTTKGVIVGHRNAERRKKIQFIDTPGLLDRTEEERNAIEKQALNALVYVADLVLFVIDASENCGYSFEAQMKLREEIESIISVPMISVVNKSDVKTVEGFFNMSTVSGEGVDEVLAELLRLREELKVDEVVDIRAELPQPEMKRRGGRQESETDF; encoded by the coding sequence ATGTACTTCGATAAAATCCCGACCGTTCCAACAGCAGACGAACTGCTTGACCGCAGTTTCCGCCGTGCCTCGAAGAAAATGCGGGAAAAAACAAATAAACGTCATGCAAACGAGGACTTCGTCCGGGCGATCACCCAGGCGACGCATGACAAGCTGGTGGCAATTATCCAGAGTTTCCCCGAATTTGAAGAGCTGCCGCCGTTTTACCGGGACCTTTGCGATATTTTGTTCGGGATGGATGATTTAAAGAAAAATCTGGGCATGGTTGGCTGGGCCGCAAAGAATGTGCGTGATGTGGGAGCAAGCATCTCCAAAGGGATGCGCTGGACCGATACGCAGGTCGAAAGAAAACGCGCCGTCGCACGGATCGCCTCGATCGTTCACCGGGCGGATGACGCTCTTCGATACCTGAACGATGCGAGAAACGTTCTTCGAAAACTCCCCGTGATCAGCACGGACGAGTTTACGATCGTCGTTGCCGGATATCCTAACGTGGGAAAATCTTCCTTCATCCGCTTAGTCTCCAGCGGAGAACCCGAGATTGCTTCCTACCCCTTTACGACAAAAGGTGTCATTGTCGGACACAGGAATGCCGAGCGACGAAAAAAGATCCAGTTCATCGATACGCCAGGTCTTTTAGACCGGACGGAAGAGGAACGAAACGCGATCGAAAAACAGGCCTTGAACGCTCTTGTCTACGTCGCCGATCTGGTTCTCTTCGTTATCGATGCAAGCGAGAACTGCGGATATTCGTTTGAAGCCCAGATGAAACTCCGCGAGGAGATTGAATCTATCATCTCAGTTCCGATGATCTCCGTCGTAAACAAATCGGATGTGAAGACCGTTGAAGGATTTTTCAACATGTCCACCGTCTCAGGCGAAGGTGTCGACGAGGTCCTTGCCGAACTTCTCCGTCTTCGCGAAGAGTTGAAAGTGGACGAGGTCGTGGATATCCGCGCCGAACTCCCGCAGCCGGAAATGAAGAGGCGCGGGGGAAGACAGGAGTCGGAAACCGATTTCTGA
- a CDS encoding CDP-alcohol phosphatidyltransferase family protein: MNITSLRYKLTGWLDPIVRVFVKTGMSPNQITLLSLFFGIGAAVCYFCQSFILGSILLLISGILDLTDGSVARITKKKSDFGAISDWIVDKYVDGIVLLAIGLSGVPIISQFVGFAPTADMLIAGLAVIGSIMNTFVKPVTYAEIGYTCKEDGKISDPLEGIGFFGRPETMIALVLFGVIGQIWIAVILVAVCTNLSAFQRLWYLWRKHGEYKKD, from the coding sequence ATGAATATTACATCGCTCAGATACAAACTTACGGGATGGCTCGACCCGATTGTTAGAGTATTCGTTAAAACAGGGATGAGTCCAAATCAGATCACTCTCCTTTCACTCTTTTTCGGGATCGGCGCGGCGGTCTGCTATTTTTGTCAGTCGTTTATCCTTGGAAGCATTCTTCTCCTGATATCCGGGATACTTGATCTGACGGACGGATCGGTCGCACGAATAACCAAAAAGAAAAGCGATTTCGGGGCGATCAGCGACTGGATCGTCGACAAATACGTGGACGGGATCGTGCTTCTCGCAATCGGTCTGTCAGGGGTTCCCATCATCTCCCAGTTTGTCGGATTTGCGCCGACGGCGGATATGCTGATCGCCGGCCTTGCCGTTATCGGTTCGATCATGAACACGTTTGTAAAACCGGTGACGTATGCCGAGATCGGCTACACCTGCAAAGAGGATGGAAAGATCTCGGACCCTCTTGAGGGAATCGGATTTTTCGGCAGGCCCGAGACGATGATCGCTCTTGTCCTTTTCGGCGTTATCGGTCAGATCTGGATTGCCGTGATTCTCGTTGCCGTCTGCACGAACCTTTCCGCATTCCAGAGGTTATGGTATCTCTGGAGAAAGCACGGGGAATACAAAAAAGATTAA
- a CDS encoding RibD family protein, giving the protein METLQKPHVLMISEITADGKLTLGKGVSSKILMKHMSHEAEILLHETRAEYDAIMVGSSTIRIDNSFLTVRMVEGENPLRVIPNSLADLPLEANVFDTTKARTVLAVSEKAPKDRIDAFTARGVDVVVCGEDRVDFVQLMNILSAKYQIKKLIIEGGPTLNWHMLHHGLVDEIRLIHMPFIVGGSDTPSLVGGMPLASENDMIKLDLRSTKMYGTNLVTEYRVLY; this is encoded by the coding sequence ATGGAGACATTACAAAAACCACACGTGCTGATGATTTCAGAGATCACGGCTGACGGGAAACTCACTCTTGGCAAAGGTGTTTCCAGTAAAATACTCATGAAACATATGTCCCATGAAGCCGAGATCCTTCTCCACGAAACACGTGCCGAGTACGACGCGATCATGGTTGGTTCATCTACGATACGTATTGATAACTCCTTTCTGACTGTCAGAATGGTCGAGGGGGAGAACCCTCTCCGCGTCATCCCAAACAGCCTTGCTGATTTGCCGCTGGAAGCAAACGTCTTCGACACGACAAAAGCCCGGACCGTTCTTGCCGTTTCTGAAAAAGCTCCAAAAGACCGGATCGATGCGTTCACCGCCCGCGGGGTAGACGTGGTCGTCTGCGGCGAAGACCGGGTGGATTTTGTGCAGCTGATGAATATTTTGTCCGCCAAATATCAGATAAAAAAACTCATCATCGAAGGCGGGCCGACCCTCAACTGGCACATGCTTCATCACGGCCTCGTTGACGAGATCAGACTCATCCACATGCCGTTCATCGTCGGCGGAAGCGACACGCCGTCACTGGTCGGCGGGATGCCGCTTGCCTCGGAAAACGACATGATCAAACTCGATCTTCGAAGCACGAAGATGTATGGTACCAATCTGGTGACCGAGTACCGGGTCCTCTACTGA
- a CDS encoding peroxiredoxin codes for MALQVNDFVSPFTLSDASGKTWTFPTDAFRFAVLYFYPKDNSTGCTAEAKDFSALLPEFSRLDTQVFGVSPDSAASHRKFTEKQELSVTLLSDPEKTVIGAFGVWVKKKLYGREYMGVERSTFVIDSTGKILAAWDKVKVKGHAEEVLQKIQTLV; via the coding sequence ATGGCACTTCAGGTAAACGATTTTGTCTCCCCCTTCACGCTTTCCGATGCTTCGGGAAAAACATGGACATTTCCAACGGACGCATTCCGTTTTGCCGTCCTCTATTTTTATCCGAAAGACAACTCCACCGGATGCACGGCCGAAGCAAAAGACTTCTCCGCACTTTTACCGGAGTTTTCCCGCCTCGACACACAGGTTTTCGGCGTCAGTCCCGACTCGGCCGCCAGCCATCGTAAGTTTACTGAAAAACAGGAGTTGTCCGTGACCCTTCTGTCTGACCCGGAAAAGACCGTGATCGGCGCATTCGGTGTCTGGGTCAAGAAAAAACTCTATGGCCGCGAGTATATGGGTGTTGAGCGCAGCACGTTCGTCATCGATTCAACGGGTAAAATCCTTGCCGCCTGGGATAAGGTCAAAGTCAAAGGACATGCAGAGGAGGTACTGCAGAAGATTCAGACACTCGTCTGA
- a CDS encoding 2,3-bisphosphoglycerate-independent phosphoglycerate mutase has product MTASKILLLIIDGVGDRPCGVLGNKTPLQAAKIPNLDRLATEGICGIMDPIAPGVRGGSDTSHLSLLGYDPHIYYTGRGPLEAAGCGIKMEPGMIGFRANYATIDDDGNVIDRRAGRIPDTTEITAAVKNGVDLSKYGVEIEFSPGTGHRAALALKGKGLSAAVSSNDPKKTGVQPKTIHPDDDSKEAAFTAEVCNEFSRQAAEILKNHPVNLERKARGEFPANVVLIRGAGEMGVYETFEEKHELSGSVVAAAALIAGIGSSVGLERIPVLPTTPLDEQVRLVCRELEKKDFVLFNVKTADEYGHDGKAVEKTKYLEEVDAALLPFFDMPELMIAVCGDHSTPCTIKEHSADPVPLILHGDGTRIDLVTNYDEISCAAGGLCRISGGSLMPILLDLIDKTHKYGA; this is encoded by the coding sequence ATGACAGCATCGAAAATTCTTCTTCTCATCATTGACGGTGTGGGTGACCGACCGTGCGGGGTCCTTGGCAATAAAACCCCGCTTCAGGCGGCAAAAATCCCAAATCTCGACCGTCTTGCAACTGAAGGGATCTGCGGGATCATGGATCCGATCGCTCCGGGCGTTCGCGGCGGCTCGGACACCTCGCATCTCAGCCTTCTCGGATACGACCCCCATATCTATTACACCGGCAGGGGACCCTTGGAAGCGGCAGGCTGCGGCATAAAGATGGAACCCGGCATGATCGGATTTCGGGCGAATTACGCCACGATCGATGATGACGGCAATGTGATCGACCGGCGTGCCGGCCGTATCCCCGACACGACCGAGATCACCGCCGCCGTGAAAAACGGTGTCGATCTCTCAAAATACGGTGTCGAGATCGAGTTCTCGCCTGGAACCGGTCACCGGGCAGCCCTTGCCCTCAAAGGAAAAGGACTCAGCGCCGCCGTCTCGTCCAATGACCCGAAGAAAACCGGTGTCCAGCCGAAGACGATTCATCCAGATGACGACAGCAAAGAGGCGGCCTTTACCGCCGAGGTATGTAATGAATTTTCCCGACAGGCAGCCGAGATCCTGAAAAACCATCCGGTCAACCTCGAACGCAAAGCCCGCGGCGAGTTCCCGGCTAACGTAGTTCTCATCCGGGGAGCCGGAGAGATGGGCGTTTACGAGACCTTTGAAGAAAAACATGAACTCTCCGGCAGTGTGGTCGCGGCCGCGGCATTGATCGCCGGGATCGGCAGTTCCGTCGGTCTTGAACGCATCCCCGTTCTGCCCACAACGCCGCTCGATGAGCAGGTGCGTCTTGTGTGCCGCGAGCTGGAGAAAAAGGATTTCGTTCTCTTCAATGTCAAAACGGCCGACGAGTACGGACATGACGGAAAAGCCGTCGAGAAGACGAAATATCTCGAGGAGGTCGATGCGGCCCTTCTGCCGTTCTTTGATATGCCCGAGCTGATGATCGCGGTCTGCGGGGATCACTCAACGCCCTGCACGATCAAGGAACATAGCGCAGATCCGGTTCCGCTGATCCTTCACGGAGACGGGACCCGTATTGATCTCGTCACAAACTACGACGAGATCTCCTGTGCGGCAGGCGGTCTTTGCCGGATATCCGGCGGCAGTCTGATGCCGATCCTTCTGGACCTCATTGACAAAACCCATAAGTACGGAGCATAA
- a CDS encoding polymer-forming cytoskeletal protein, whose translation MAEDKKRIIIAESLPEEEEKYLTLPQLTPEEEEELEEQASNDADESPEPLFSEVAADEKKLPPLNLSEVDEETASMVVSSSDLFKSCYLPDKTELQERNLKTRHDILVGDHCDIGYGLYGEDIVISELSTMHGDIVAEGDLRIDNFCEVFGTVLCNGDAYLGEGVKIHGKLNVGGNLDIGDNVVIDKEFKAYGDIAIRNPMPVVLYLLLYVMTMLHLEGEEAARKRVESLISEANSAPLVLPPKTAMDLRYFAVPTPMEIGSNCRLHGNIRAQSVKIRKDTTLFGSVQASQRVKLGPRTAIHGDVVGQNIRVERGADVLGDVAGKTVWLHEDARVSGVIKATEGLTIGHAEGK comes from the coding sequence ATGGCGGAGGATAAAAAACGGATAATAATAGCTGAATCATTGCCCGAAGAGGAGGAAAAGTACCTGACTCTGCCGCAACTCACCCCCGAAGAAGAGGAAGAACTCGAGGAGCAGGCATCAAACGATGCCGACGAAAGTCCTGAACCTCTGTTTTCCGAGGTGGCCGCGGATGAAAAAAAGCTCCCCCCTCTGAATCTCTCCGAAGTAGACGAAGAGACGGCGTCGATGGTCGTATCCTCCTCTGATCTTTTTAAAAGCTGTTATCTCCCAGATAAAACCGAGCTGCAGGAACGCAATCTCAAAACCAGACACGACATCCTTGTCGGGGATCACTGCGATATCGGATACGGCCTCTACGGAGAAGATATCGTTATCAGTGAACTTTCGACCATGCACGGCGATATCGTCGCGGAAGGTGATCTCCGTATCGACAACTTCTGCGAGGTATTTGGGACGGTCCTTTGCAACGGGGATGCGTATCTCGGCGAAGGCGTGAAGATCCACGGCAAACTGAATGTCGGCGGCAATCTGGATATCGGGGACAATGTGGTGATCGACAAGGAGTTCAAGGCATACGGGGATATCGCGATTCGAAATCCGATGCCGGTCGTCCTCTATCTTCTGCTCTATGTTATGACGATGCTCCATCTGGAAGGAGAAGAAGCTGCACGAAAACGTGTCGAGAGTCTGATCTCCGAAGCGAACTCCGCACCTCTGGTACTTCCTCCAAAAACCGCCATGGATCTTCGCTACTTCGCTGTTCCCACACCGATGGAGATCGGATCAAACTGCCGTCTGCATGGAAATATCCGTGCCCAGTCGGTCAAGATCCGCAAAGACACTACGCTTTTTGGGAGTGTGCAGGCTTCCCAGCGAGTAAAACTCGGGCCGCGGACGGCGATCCACGGAGATGTCGTCGGACAGAATATCCGGGTCGAGCGGGGAGCGGATGTGCTTGGCGATGTGGCCGGAAAAACGGTCTGGCTGCACGAGGACGCACGAGTGAGCGGCGTGATCAAAGCGACCGAAGGGCTTACCATAGGTCATGCGGAGGGAAAATAA
- the htpX gene encoding zinc metalloprotease HtpX has protein sequence MIWKRDWGLVGRQVIAWLIMLLLYMVILTVIMVFLKGTMMYFLVGLVFIMAFVQYFFSDKLVQRSMQVMLVDEDEEPQLYAMVRRLADEAGLPMPKVGIIQHKAMANIPNAFATGRSPRKAVVAVTPKIRYLLTDDELEAVLAHEMAHVKNRDMLTMTVGSFAVMIASIILNNAFLMALFGGSRDSENGGGIIIFILAMLLTFVVYIVGTIVTMAISRYREFSADRGSAYLTRDPDALIRALRKISSGVNAASPDAKRAVSGTNSFFIIPAISGESVMELFSTHPSLEKRIANLEKVRAEIRGY, from the coding sequence ATGATTTGGAAACGTGACTGGGGGCTGGTTGGTCGTCAGGTTATAGCCTGGCTGATCATGCTCCTGTTGTATATGGTAATACTGACAGTGATCATGGTGTTCCTGAAAGGAACGATGATGTACTTCCTGGTCGGTCTGGTATTTATCATGGCGTTTGTACAGTACTTCTTCTCCGATAAGCTTGTGCAGAGGAGTATGCAGGTGATGCTGGTCGATGAGGACGAGGAGCCGCAGTTGTATGCAATGGTCCGGCGGCTGGCCGATGAAGCGGGCCTTCCGATGCCCAAAGTAGGGATTATCCAGCACAAAGCAATGGCAAATATTCCCAACGCCTTTGCGACCGGCAGAAGCCCGAGAAAGGCTGTTGTGGCCGTAACCCCGAAGATCCGGTATCTTCTGACCGATGACGAACTGGAGGCCGTTCTGGCACATGAAATGGCTCATGTAAAGAACCGGGACATGCTTACGATGACGGTCGGCAGTTTCGCGGTGATGATCGCTTCGATCATTTTGAACAATGCGTTCCTCATGGCCCTCTTTGGAGGGAGCAGGGACAGTGAAAACGGCGGCGGGATCATCATATTCATTCTGGCGATGCTCCTGACCTTTGTCGTGTACATCGTTGGAACGATCGTGACCATGGCGATTTCCCGGTACCGGGAGTTCTCGGCAGACCGCGGGAGTGCCTATCTCACCCGTGATCCGGATGCGCTTATCCGCGCTCTGAGAAAAATCAGCAGCGGCGTGAATGCAGCGTCTCCCGATGCAAAACGGGCGGTTTCCGGGACGAACTCGTTCTTCATCATCCCGGCGATCTCCGGCGAGTCGGTTATGGAGTTATTTTCCACCCACCCGTCACTTGAGAAGAGGATTGCCAATCTGGAAAAAGTCCGTGCAGAGATCAGAGGATACTGA
- a CDS encoding putative phosphothreonine lyase domain-containing protein, which produces MTADDFEIIEEEFPADELADLAFGMFTIFIEKHQESQGSFLFREVESGGDIDGLCQKLMQDFTTEYAPLADSLKRFGTAQEIADLYRFGEGIVPSKTVKSYWIQQDKPGTSSQAAGAEEAGKWLIFVGPEEVDAAWQKVRDATIEGRLGIGAKVSTAKENEDSHDDRKVIYVFTADWADEPDVMRVRAELKELGFVDRIGYKRNLDTYAGEYREKGKRVAYYSV; this is translated from the coding sequence ATGACTGCAGATGATTTCGAAATAATCGAAGAGGAGTTCCCCGCTGACGAACTTGCCGATCTGGCATTTGGAATGTTCACCATCTTCATCGAAAAACATCAGGAATCACAAGGATCGTTTCTTTTCCGCGAGGTGGAGTCCGGCGGGGATATAGACGGACTCTGTCAAAAACTTATGCAGGACTTCACCACCGAATATGCTCCACTCGCCGACTCTCTCAAGCGTTTTGGGACCGCGCAGGAGATCGCAGATCTCTATCGTTTCGGTGAAGGCATCGTCCCGTCAAAAACGGTAAAGTCATACTGGATTCAGCAGGATAAGCCGGGAACTTCATCCCAGGCAGCCGGCGCAGAAGAGGCCGGAAAATGGCTGATCTTTGTCGGGCCGGAAGAAGTCGATGCGGCCTGGCAGAAGGTGCGGGACGCGACGATCGAAGGGCGGCTCGGTATCGGAGCAAAAGTGAGTACCGCAAAAGAAAATGAGGACTCGCACGATGACCGGAAAGTGATCTATGTTTTTACCGCAGACTGGGCGGATGAGCCGGATGTTATGCGGGTTCGTGCCGAACTCAAGGAACTCGGGTTTGTCGACAGGATCGGATACAAGCGAAATCTGGATACGTATGCCGGGGAATACCGGGAAAAAGGCAAGCGGGTCGCGTATTACTCGGTCTGA
- a CDS encoding 50S ribosomal protein L40e, with the protein MRFPEAEARLLNVKVCMKCNARNAVRATTCRKCGSTSLRPKNKERKA; encoded by the coding sequence ATGAGATTCCCAGAAGCAGAAGCAAGACTTCTTAATGTTAAAGTTTGCATGAAATGCAACGCACGTAACGCTGTTCGCGCAACGACCTGCCGTAAATGCGGCTCGACGTCCCTTCGCCCGAAGAATAAAGAACGTAAAGCATAA
- a CDS encoding XTP/dITP diphosphatase — protein sequence MITVVTGNKNKAAEVAAFFDGIAEVSHIAFDCIEPQSDSIAEIAKEKAKQAYAALKIPLIVDDTGLFIEALTGFPGPYAAYVQDTLGNAGVLRLMEGLSDRRAYFATSIAYIDDAGIEIFEGRVDGEITDIPRGTDGFGYDPIFSVQGRTLAEMNMHEKNTVSHRARALLAFREWYISARSERNR from the coding sequence ATGATCACCGTTGTTACCGGAAATAAAAACAAAGCCGCGGAGGTCGCCGCATTCTTTGACGGGATCGCGGAAGTGTCCCACATCGCCTTCGACTGCATCGAGCCTCAGTCGGACAGCATTGCCGAAATTGCCAAGGAAAAAGCGAAGCAGGCCTACGCAGCCCTTAAAATCCCCCTGATCGTTGACGACACAGGACTTTTCATCGAAGCACTGACCGGATTTCCCGGGCCGTACGCCGCCTATGTTCAGGATACGCTTGGAAACGCCGGGGTTCTGCGCCTGATGGAAGGGCTTTCCGACCGCCGTGCATACTTCGCCACCTCGATTGCCTACATCGATGATGCAGGCATCGAAATATTCGAAGGCAGAGTCGACGGCGAGATCACCGATATTCCAAGAGGAACGGACGGATTCGGGTATGACCCCATCTTTTCCGTTCAGGGGCGGACCCTTGCCGAGATGAACATGCATGAGAAAAATACCGTTTCCCACCGCGCCCGTGCCCTGTTAGCCTTCCGCGAATGGTATATTTCGGCACGGTCTGAACGTAATCGTTAA
- a CDS encoding bifunctional N(6)-L-threonylcarbamoyladenine synthase/serine/threonine protein kinase, with the protein MPEKRVLGIEGTAWNFSAAVFAEDLVCLHSAPYVPPTGGIHPREAAQHHASVASDVIRKALDEAGEKIDAVAFSIGPGLGPSLRIAATTARTLALKLGVPLIGVNHCVAHVEIGRWYTKFADPIVLYASGANTQVLGFLNGKYRIFGETLDIGLGNALDKFARSHNLPHPGGPIIEKMAKDGSYIHLPYTVKGMDLAFSGLMSAAKEATQRGESMEDVCFSFQETAFAMCVEVTERALAHTGKDEVILVGGVGANARLQEMLAKMCEERGAKFMAPPRVYMGDNGAMIAYTGKIMLEAGSTIPIAESVVNPGFRSDQVEVTWRHDAGQLFAPGQSETAERGAEASVNLTDKDVVKTRLAKGYRVPELDRHLIAERTRAEARAISAARRGGVPVPVIRDVTDHEIVMEKLDGDVLKYVMNEEYAKGAGLTVGKLHKAGITHGDLTTSNMIWHNDRVYLIDFGLSQMTEEIEPRGVDLHVLFQTLESTTENPETLKSAFINGYCAAFSEAENVIRREHEIELRGRYL; encoded by the coding sequence ATGCCCGAAAAAAGGGTCCTCGGCATTGAAGGAACTGCATGGAACTTCAGTGCCGCTGTTTTTGCAGAAGATTTAGTTTGTCTTCACTCTGCACCGTATGTTCCGCCAACCGGCGGTATTCACCCGCGTGAAGCTGCCCAGCATCATGCGTCTGTTGCGTCGGATGTTATCAGAAAAGCTCTGGATGAAGCGGGAGAGAAAATCGACGCCGTTGCTTTTTCCATTGGCCCGGGTCTTGGCCCCTCGCTTCGAATCGCGGCTACGACAGCCCGCACTCTTGCGCTGAAGCTTGGCGTCCCGCTTATCGGCGTGAATCACTGTGTGGCCCATGTCGAGATCGGCAGATGGTACACAAAATTCGCCGACCCTATCGTGCTCTACGCATCGGGTGCAAACACCCAGGTCCTTGGCTTTCTGAACGGAAAGTACCGGATCTTCGGCGAGACGCTGGATATCGGACTCGGCAACGCACTCGACAAATTCGCGCGGAGTCATAACCTCCCCCACCCAGGCGGCCCCATCATCGAAAAGATGGCGAAGGACGGATCTTATATTCACCTTCCCTACACGGTGAAAGGCATGGACCTTGCATTCTCCGGCTTGATGAGTGCCGCAAAGGAAGCGACCCAGCGGGGCGAATCCATGGAAGATGTCTGCTTCAGTTTCCAGGAAACGGCCTTTGCCATGTGTGTGGAAGTGACCGAACGGGCCCTTGCCCACACAGGAAAGGATGAGGTCATTTTAGTCGGCGGCGTCGGGGCAAACGCACGCCTCCAGGAGATGCTCGCAAAAATGTGCGAGGAACGCGGAGCGAAGTTCATGGCTCCCCCAAGAGTCTATATGGGTGACAACGGCGCGATGATCGCCTACACCGGAAAGATCATGCTCGAAGCCGGATCCACGATCCCGATTGCTGAATCCGTGGTGAATCCCGGATTCAGATCCGATCAGGTCGAGGTGACCTGGCGGCACGATGCCGGCCAGCTCTTCGCTCCCGGCCAATCGGAAACTGCCGAGCGCGGTGCGGAGGCTTCGGTCAATCTCACGGACAAGGACGTGGTGAAAACCCGTCTTGCCAAAGGATACCGGGTACCCGAACTCGACCGGCATCTCATTGCCGAACGAACCCGGGCCGAAGCCCGTGCGATTTCAGCAGCGAGACGCGGCGGCGTGCCGGTTCCGGTGATCCGCGATGTGACCGATCACGAGATCGTGATGGAAAAACTCGATGGTGATGTTCTCAAGTACGTCATGAACGAAGAGTACGCCAAAGGTGCGGGGCTCACGGTTGGTAAACTCCACAAGGCGGGGATAACGCACGGAGACCTCACGACCTCGAACATGATCTGGCATAACGACCGCGTGTATCTGATCGACTTTGGTCTCTCGCAGATGACGGAAGAGATCGAACCGCGCGGCGTCGATCTGCACGTTCTCTTCCAGACGCTGGAAAGCACGACCGAAAATCCGGAGACGCTCAAATCCGCATTCATCAATGGATACTGCGCGGCGTTTTCCGAAGCCGAAAACGTGATCCGGCGCGAACACGAGATCGAACTGCGCGGGAGATACTTATGA
- a CDS encoding 30S ribosomal protein S27ae — MAAKKVVKATPKRSELYTVDAQGKATTSHRACPRCGAGVFMGEHKDRFSCGKCGYTEFKQ; from the coding sequence ATGGCAGCGAAGAAGGTCGTCAAAGCGACACCAAAACGCAGCGAACTTTACACTGTTGATGCCCAGGGAAAAGCAACCACCTCTCACCGTGCATGCCCGCGCTGCGGAGCCGGTGTCTTCATGGGCGAACACAAAGACCGGTTTTCCTGCGGAAAGTGCGGATACACCGAGTTTAAGCAATAA
- a CDS encoding 30S ribosomal protein S24e, with product MEIKITSNTRNELLSRNELAFTASYDGATPARSDIGAKIAAMQNTPVENLILSPLKGRFGTRAVTGVARIYDTPEALKATEREFLIARGQPKAEKEE from the coding sequence ATGGAGATTAAGATTACCTCTAATACCAGGAACGAGCTTTTAAGCCGTAACGAACTTGCCTTCACCGCAAGTTATGATGGTGCTACCCCGGCACGTTCAGACATTGGTGCAAAGATTGCAGCGATGCAGAATACCCCTGTTGAAAACCTGATTCTCTCCCCGCTGAAAGGACGTTTCGGAACCAGAGCCGTAACCGGCGTAGCCCGTATCTACGACACCCCCGAAGCACTCAAAGCAACTGAACGCGAGTTCCTGATTGCCCGCGGACAGCCCAAGGCAGAAAAGGAGGAGTAA
- a CDS encoding GTP-dependent dephospho-CoA kinase family protein has product MLTLPPENRWLFREPFGTVFSDFSMVLPYIEGKIFCTVGDVVTHNALSAGLIPSIGVIDGFTKRSPYLKMPEIQGHILHVTNPAGTITDELIAALRLAMDEIPCVVMVNGEEDLAVLPLTEILPDGAVILYGQPEEGLVICEVNKQLRANAKKLLTYFVSL; this is encoded by the coding sequence ATGCTAACACTCCCGCCAGAAAACCGGTGGCTCTTCAGAGAGCCGTTCGGTACCGTTTTTTCAGATTTTTCCATGGTTCTGCCCTACATAGAGGGAAAGATATTCTGTACTGTCGGGGATGTTGTGACCCATAATGCCTTGTCGGCCGGCCTGATCCCGTCGATCGGCGTTATCGACGGATTTACCAAGCGTTCTCCGTATCTGAAAATGCCGGAGATTCAGGGCCATATCCTGCACGTGACAAATCCTGCAGGAACGATCACCGATGAGCTGATTGCCGCGCTCCGTCTGGCAATGGATGAGATCCCCTGCGTAGTCATGGTCAATGGAGAAGAGGATCTTGCGGTCCTGCCCCTAACAGAAATCCTGCCCGACGGCGCTGTTATTTTATACGGTCAGCCGGAAGAAGGGCTTGTAATCTGCGAAGTGAACAAGCAGCTTCGCGCGAATGCAAAAAAGCTTCTGACCTATTTTGTAAGTCTATGA
- the spt4 gene encoding transcription elongation factor subunit Spt4, whose product MAAKRSTQKKVLQACRNCHKILEADKTVCPECQGNALTPEWFGYLVIIDSRHSDVAEKMNIEYNGRYALKVR is encoded by the coding sequence ATGGCAGCAAAACGTTCCACGCAAAAGAAAGTCCTGCAGGCTTGCCGAAACTGTCACAAAATTCTTGAGGCGGATAAAACCGTCTGCCCCGAATGTCAGGGAAACGCCCTGACGCCTGAATGGTTCGGGTATCTGGTCATCATCGACTCGCGCCACTCCGATGTTGCGGAAAAGATGAACATTGAATATAACGGCAGATACGCACTCAAGGTAAGATAA